One stretch of Excalfactoria chinensis isolate bCotChi1 chromosome 2, bCotChi1.hap2, whole genome shotgun sequence DNA includes these proteins:
- the CCR9 gene encoding C-C chemokine receptor type 9 yields MALASTVPHPGKTSLDYYRNDSAGLSVIGNPANDTELMCDRRQVWQFARAFLPTFFWLIFFVGTVGNALVVLIYCKYRFRRSMMDRYLLHLAVADLLLLFTLPFWATAASSGWIFRNFMCKVVNSMYKINFYGCILFLTCISFDRYITIVQATKAKSSKKRRILRSKLVCMAVWLASVSLCLPEIMYSQSKQIGAVTVCKMMYPPNVGMAFRVAVLALKVTLGFFIPLLVMVICYTLIIHTLLQAKRCQKQKSLKIIIMIITAFLLSQFPYNIVLLIKTINMYTRAVYSCQTINGLDIGLQVTQSIAFLHSCLNPFLYVFAGERFRMALARMVRSTGRYWPGGQEQCSSLGDSQDHSSNWSFAMLGRRRVRNSLTLSTHLASSVVPASSQILV; encoded by the exons ATGGCACTTGCAAGCACA GTTCCCCACCCTGGCAAGACCAGCCTGGATTACTACAGGAATGACAGCGCAGGGCTGTCCGTCATTGGGAACCCAGCCAACGACACAGAGCTGATGTGTGACAGGAGGCAGGTCTGGCAGTTTGCTCGAGCCTTCTTGCCCACGTTTTTCTGGCTCATCTTCTTCGTGGGCACGGTGGGAAATGCCTTGGTCGTTCTCATCTACTGCAAATACCGCTTCAGGAGGAGCATGATGGACCGCTACCTGCTGCACTTGGCTGTTGCAGATCTGCTCCTCCTTTTTACCCTCCCTTTCTGGGCCACGGCTGCCTCCAGTGGATGGATCTTCAGAAATTTCATGTGCAAAGTCGTCAATAGCATGTATAAGATCAACTTCTACGGCTGCATCTTGTTTCTAACATGCATCAGTTTTGACAGGTACATCACTATTGTTCAAGCAACAAAAGCTAAATCATCCAAGAAAAGGCGGATCCTGCGCAGCAAACTCGTATGCATGGCTGTCTGGCTGGCATCTGTCAGCCTGTGCCTCCCTGAGATCATGTACAGCCAGAGCAAGCAGATCGGTGCTGTGACGGTGTGCAAAATGATGTACCCACCCAACGTTGGCATGGCCTTCAGAGTTGCCGTCCTGGCTCTGAAAGTCACTTTAGGCTTCTTCATCCCGCTTCTGGTCATGGTTATTTGCTACACCCTGATCATCCACACCCTTCTCCAAGCCAAAAGATGCCAAAAGCAGAAGTCATTAAAGATCATCATCATGATCATTACTGCCTTTCTCCTCTCTCAGTTCCCATACAACATTGTTTTGCTGATCAAGACCATCAACATGTACACCAGGGCGGTGTACAGCTGCCAGACCATCAACGGGCTGGACATTGGGCTGCAGGTCACCCAGAGCATCGCCTTCCTCCACAGCTGCCTCAACCCCTTCCTCTATGTCTTTGCTGGGGAGCGCTTCAGGATGGCACTGGCCAGGATGGTGCGGAGCACTGGCCGTTACTGGCCTGGAGGCCAGGAGCAGTGCTCCTCCTTGGGTGACAGCCAGGATCACAGCTCCAACTGGTCCTTTGCCATGCTGGGGCGGCGGCGGGTGAGGAACTCGCTCACCCTCAGCACCCATTTGGCCTCCTCTGTTGTTCCTGCCTCGTCCCAAATCCTTGTGTAA